The proteins below are encoded in one region of Paenibacillus albus:
- a CDS encoding ABC transporter substrate-binding protein: MRINLKNAVAMGLLATVIGVTGCSKESPSTNNTQDGAAQNTSAPAAEKEKVKVDFWSIWDPSQGNGKLMADAVKKFNDANPDIEVVMSGQGGYDGVAEKLEAALVAKNTPVIAQIEESFLGRYNPIAADLSKYMSKSTIDNYIEGLTRSSFADGVFKAAPMNRSTPILYMNADLVKAAGLDPAGPKTWTELQEYAKKLTDPTKGIYGFSGYWDSDAWYWESAVYSYGGDMVNKDGSQVAFDNEKGSSIVKLFQDMIKDKTMLNAYSAQENQSDLIKQNFLDGKVAMDFDSIGSMGQLVNNTKFNVSVVYQPQEGGKNSMVTGGANAIIIDKATEEQKKAAGKFLDFLSQDENVVNFFEQTGYLPTTKSALETPELKKWLEEKPQFKVAIDQLQFAHSRPWSKNWKAIYTSNVEFMKSALIDTTKDPMQVVHDAAVAAQKIIDENK, translated from the coding sequence ATGAGAATCAACTTGAAGAATGCAGTGGCTATGGGTCTATTAGCAACGGTAATTGGAGTGACAGGCTGTTCGAAAGAATCACCATCCACAAACAACACTCAAGACGGCGCAGCGCAAAACACATCTGCGCCAGCAGCAGAAAAAGAGAAAGTAAAGGTTGATTTCTGGTCCATCTGGGATCCTTCCCAAGGCAACGGAAAGTTAATGGCAGATGCTGTGAAGAAGTTCAATGATGCAAATCCGGACATAGAGGTCGTAATGTCTGGTCAAGGCGGCTACGATGGCGTGGCTGAGAAGCTGGAAGCGGCGCTTGTTGCCAAGAACACTCCGGTCATCGCCCAAATCGAAGAGTCTTTCCTTGGTCGCTATAATCCGATCGCAGCAGATCTGAGTAAATATATGTCCAAATCGACGATCGACAACTACATCGAAGGCTTGACTCGTTCGAGCTTTGCGGATGGCGTGTTCAAAGCGGCGCCGATGAACCGCAGTACGCCGATTCTGTACATGAACGCGGATTTGGTTAAAGCGGCTGGTTTGGATCCGGCAGGTCCTAAAACTTGGACAGAGCTGCAGGAATATGCGAAAAAATTGACAGATCCGACTAAAGGCATCTACGGTTTCTCGGGCTACTGGGATTCAGATGCATGGTATTGGGAATCAGCAGTTTACTCCTACGGCGGCGATATGGTCAACAAGGATGGAAGTCAGGTTGCATTTGATAATGAAAAAGGCAGCTCGATCGTCAAATTGTTCCAAGACATGATTAAAGATAAAACGATGTTAAATGCATATAGCGCGCAAGAGAATCAATCCGATCTTATCAAGCAAAATTTCCTTGACGGTAAAGTGGCCATGGACTTTGATTCCATCGGCTCGATGGGTCAGCTTGTCAATAACACGAAATTCAACGTCTCAGTCGTCTATCAGCCGCAAGAAGGCGGTAAGAACTCCATGGTAACCGGCGGGGCGAACGCGATCATTATTGACAAAGCGACAGAAGAGCAGAAGAAAGCAGCCGGTAAGTTCCTCGATTTCTTGTCACAAGACGAGAACGTCGTGAATTTCTTCGAACAAACAGGCTACTTGCCGACAACGAAATCTGCGTTAGAAACACCGGAATTAAAGAAATGGCTGGAAGAAAAACCGCAATTCAAAGTTGCGATCGACCAGCTTCAATTTGCGCACAGCCGTCCTTGGTCGAAGAACTGGAAAGCCATCTACACGTCCAATGTAGAATTTATGAAGAGCGCTTTGATTGACACTACCAAAGATCCGATGCAAGTCGTACATGATGCTGCGGTTGCAGCACAAAAGATTATCGATGAGAACAAGTAA